The following proteins come from a genomic window of Trifolium pratense cultivar HEN17-A07 linkage group LG4, ARS_RC_1.1, whole genome shotgun sequence:
- the LOC123922906 gene encoding uncharacterized protein LOC123922906: protein MRRKSVAKKDKSSRTSTNPTSPSASIKKTKKKSKKSRTESRRAYTMSELHVDPLPSSDVATSVPNPAERNVDTSGKNSLNLGLNVPNPAETLGLKDPAVSEKLGKNVPNPLLLLMLILENIEDHSESDESPQPKSADKDTSADKVVNENPEVIIVNEITMSEKSIPANSEATSPEYRQVFVRGKCVKFSPTVINQYLQRSSDEVAALKVTDNEVCKVLTGDVARGLGKFIYAVGTKAKFDYGAYFFQETLSHALTYAVEKPVALPTLLCNIILEQHPDILRTGVGTSVQAGVLSRKQMIADLTEASRALEARKLKIDRVIEALKVEEAAENAEGEPDGQEGEETRGSDDDTEDLEEDSDEKKIPQPKTKMSERVWEWRNPHPPLFMTTHEYAI from the exons atgaggagaaaatcagttgcaAAGAAAGATAAATCATCCCGAACAAGTACAAATCCTACATCTCCCTCCGcttcaattaagaaaacaaagaagaagagcaagaaatcgcgaactgAATCGAGAAGGGCCTAcacaatgtctgaactgcatgttgatccacttcCATCAAGTGATGTTGCTACTTCTGTCCCTAATCCTGCAGAAAggaatgttgacacatctggtaagaatTCTCTTAATTTAGGTCTTAATGTTCCAAATCCTGCTGAAACCCTAGGTTTAAAGGACCCTGCTGTGtctgaaaaattggggaaaaatgTTCCTAACCCCCTACTGTtgttgatgctaatattg gaAAATATTGAGGACCATTccgagtctgatgagagtcctcAACCTAAGTCTGCTGATAAAGACACTTCTGCTGATAAGGTTGTTAATGAAAATCCTGAGgttataattgttaatgaaataACTATGAGTGAAAAGTCTATTCCTGCAaattctgaagcta caagtcctgaatacaggcaagtTTTTGTTCGTGGAAAGTGTGTAAAATTCTCACCAACTGTGATtaaccaatatttgcaaagaagttctgatgagGTGGCTGCTCTAAAAGTCACAGATaatgaggtctgcaaggtcctcacag GTGATGTAGCCAGAGGATTGGGAAAGTTCATATATGCTGTGGGTACAAAAGCAAAATTTGATTATGGGGCATATTTCTTCCAAGAAACCTTAAGCCATGCCCTgacttatgctgttgagaagccagttgctctTCCTACTCTGTTATGCAATATcatccttgagcaacacccagatattcTGAGAA caggtgttggcacatctgtccaagCTGGTGTActctctaggaagcagatgattgctgatctGACTGAGGCTAGCAGAGCCCTTGaggcaagaaaattgaaaattgatcgtGTGATAGAGGCCCTCAAGGttgaggaagctgctgagaatgctgagggtgagcctgatGGACAAGAAGGTGAAGAAACTCGTGGCTCTGATGATGACACTGAGGATTtggaggaggactctgatgaaa AAAAGATCCCTCAACCCAAAACGAAAATGagtgaaagagtttgggaatggaggaatccacatcctcccctctttatGACCACTCATGAATATgcaatctaa